GTTATCGTTGGTCGGCTCGCAGGTAGGCTGGATGATGAAGACATCCTTGCCGCGCACGTTCTCGTTGATTTCGACGCTGATCTCGCCATCGGAGAATTTTCCGACGGAGACGTCACCGAGAGGGATGTGCAGCTGGCGCACGATGCGCCGTGCCAGATCGGGGTTGGCGTTCCCCGTGAAGACCATCATCTTGGACACGCTGCAGTTCCTGCGGCTTGAGGTGGGTCTTGGAAGGAAAATGGCAGGGGCGGCTGGATTCGAACCAACGCATGGCAGGATCAAAACCTGCTGCCTTACCGCTTGGCGACGCCCCTGTATCTTGCAGAGTACTAGCTGTACTCATTCTCTGGTCAGACTTGCCAGCGCTCGGTGCAACATCGAAACGTTGCTGCCCTTGGCTACGAAGCCTGGAAGTGATGCTGGTAGCTGGCTCGCTACTGTATCAGCTTCGGTCTTATTTGGAAAGCTTCCAAATATGCAACCTCCAGTGCCGGTTAATCTAGCTGAAACAAATTTGTTTAGCAAGATCAAAGCGTTACGAATTTCTGGGTAACGCTTCTCGACCGTACTCTGGCAGTCGTTTCGACCTGACCACTCGAGAACGGCGCAAACTTTAATGGCGGGAGTGTCACGTGTCAACAGCGGATCGGAAAAAATTTCTGCTGTACTTACAGAGACTTGCGGTACGGCCACGAGATACCAGGGTTCCGGTGGCATAACCGGCGTGAGCTTTTCGCCCACGCCCTCGGCGAAGGCGGCCTGGCCGCGGACGAACACCGGGACGTCGGCGCCCAGGCGCAGGCCCAGGGCCGCCAGGTCATCCAGACTGGCGCCGAGGCCCCAGAGATGGTTCAGGCCGAGCAGGGTGGTGGCGGCGTCCGAACTGCCGCCGCCGATCCCGCCGCCCATGGGCAGGCGCTTGGTCAGCCAGAGGTCGGCGCCTTGCGTGGTACCGCTTTCCTGTTGCAGCAGGCGGGCGGCGCGCAGGATGAGATTCTGCTCGGGGGCGACGCCGGGCAGGCCGTCGTGCAGGTGCAGGGTCCCGTCGTCACGTCGGGCGAAGCCCAGGTCGTCGCCCCAGTCGAGGAATTGAAAGAGCGTCTGCAGTTCGTGATAGCCGTCCGGCCGCCGACCGAGGATGTGCAGGAACAGATTGAGTTTGGCCGGTGCCGGCAGGGTGAAGGCAGGAGCCGCGGTCATTTGCCCAGCTCGCGCGGCTGCCAGCTCTTCACTACCAGGATGACTTCCAGGTCCTTGCCGGAGAGTTTCAGGCGCTCGGGCAGGGCGAAGCCGTCCTGCTCGGTATAGCGGGTGTATTCGACGGTCCAGCCGTCCTGTACCAGGCGCGCCAGGTGGCTGTCGGCATCCAGGGTGATCTGGCTGCGGCTGTCCGGCGCGGGCAGGCCGCGCACCCACCAGAACAGATGGGAGACCGGCAGGCGCCAGCCAAGCTGCTGTTCCAGCAGGGTCTCGGGCGAATCGGCCTCGTAGCGGCCCTGACCGGAGACGTCCAGGGTCACGGCGCCCGGGCGCCCGGTGAGGCGGGTGGCGCCGCGCCCCAGGGGGCCGGCGAGGCGGATGTCGTAATAGTCCTGGCGCTGTAGCCAGAACAGAGTGCCGCTACCGGAATCGCGGGGGGAGCGGATGCCGACCTTACCGTCGATCTGCCAGCCGTTGATGGCGGCGACGCGTTGCTTGTGGGCCTGCCACTGGGCGGCGTTGCCCTGGCCTTCCACGGTCTCCTGGCGAGAGGTGGCGCAACCGGCCAGCAGGGCGAGCAGGAACAGGGTGAAGAGAGTGCGCACGCGGATCATCTGAGGGTTTCGCTTCCGGTCAGGCGTTTGAGGGTACTGCGCAGGACGGGGTTGTCGGCGTCGGCGTCGAAGCCGGCGCGCCAGACCTTGCGCGCTTCGCTGCGCTTGCCCTGGGCCCAGAGCACTTCGCCCAGATGAGCCGCCACTTCCGCATCGGGAAAGCGTTCGAAGGCCTGGCGCAGGTAGCTTTCGGCGTCGGCCAACTGGCCCTGGCGATAGCGGATCCAGCCCATGCTGTCGAGGATGGCCGGATCGTCCGGGCTCAGTTGATGAGCCTTGTCGATCAGTTGGCGTGCCTCGGCCAGGCGCGGCGTGCGGTCGGCCAGGGTGTAGCCCAGGGCATTGAGCGCCATGGCGTTGTCCGGATCATGGGCGATGATGTAGCGCAGGTCGCTTTCCAACTGGCCGAGATCGCCGCGCTTTTCCGCCAGCATGGAGCGGACGTAGAGCAGGTTGAGGTCGTTGGGATACTGCTGCAGCGCCTGTTGCACGGTCTGACCGGCGAGGGCGGTCTGGTCGACGGCGGCCAGGCCCTCGACTTCCAGCAGATAGAGGGGCACGGCGTATTCGCTCTGGCGCTTGCGGGCCTCGGCCAGGCGCTGGCGCGCCTCGGCGGTGCGCCCGGCTTCCAGCAGGATTTCCGTCTGGCGCTGCTGGGCGGCCAGGTAATCGGTGCCCGGACCGACCTGGGCGTATTCGGCCATGGCCTGTTCGGGCTGGTCGAGTTCTTCGTAGCTGCGTCCCAGGTTGAGGTGGGCGGCGTCCACATGGCTGCCGCGGGCGATCAACTCCTTGAGATAGACCTGGGCTTCCTGCCAGGCCTGGGCCTCCAGGCAGACCAGTGCCAGGGAGAATCTCAGGTCGTCGTCATCCGGGAATTGGGTGACCAGTTCGGCGAATTCGCGCTTGGCTTGGTCTAGGCGATCCAGTTCGACCAGCAGGCGGGCGTGGGCCAGGCGCAGGCGGCGATCTTCCGGATGCTGGCGGATGCCGGCTTCCAGCAGCGGCAGGGCCTCGACACTACGGCCCTCGCTTTGCAGCAGGCGCGCGCGCAGGAGCAGCGGGGCGACTTCGCGCTTGGCCGCCGGATTGCGCTCCAGCAATTTCAGCGCCTCGTCGGGGCGGCCGTCCTGCTGCAGCAGCAGCGCCTTGCCGAACAGCAACTGGCCGTTGTGCGGGTACTTGGTCAGTAGGCGGTCGAAGCTCTTGAGCAGACCGGCGCGGGTGGTCTCGTCGGTTTCCGCGGCGGACAGGGCGAGGAAATCGAAGTGGGTATCGCCCTGGCCCTGGAGCACCTTCTCCATATAGGCCATGGATTCATCGTAGCGCCCGGCGCGGGCCAGCATGATGGCGGCGGCGCGCTGGGCATCGAGGTTGTCCGGCGCGTTGCGGGCCCAGATCTGCGCGGTTTCCAGCGCCGGGGTATCGGCGCCGAGGTACTCGGCGATGCGGAAGGCGCGCTCGGCGACACCCGGGTCCTGGGTCGACTTGGCCTGTTCGACGTAGTTGGTCAGGGCGATGTCGAAGCGGTTGCGCTGGCCGGCCAGCTCGGCGACCAGCAGGTCGTAGAGGGTGTCTTCGCGGAAGGAGCCGGCCGGTTGCGGCGTGCTCGTCTTGGCGGTGGGCGGCGGGATGGCGGCGGCGGGCGTCGGTTGACGGCCGAGGTTCTGGCAGCCGGCGAGCAGCAGGGCGGTCGTCAGCAGCGCAAGGTATCTGGTCATAGGGTCGGGGCGGCCTTTTTACAGTCGGTCCATCATGCCACAAGAGTTGTCGTGGCCGCGTCTCGCAAGCGTAGCGACGGGCTACACCGTGCGGTGGTCGAGGCTGTTGACGCCTTTTGTCCGGCAAGATTCATTTGCCCAGGCTATGAGCGCCATTGTCCGACGGCTCGTCGCTGCTGGTTGTCGCCACCGCTCGCGCGTAGGACAATGTCCGGCTTTCCTCCTTCGCTCGACTGCTTGCGTCCATGGCCTTTCTCGCGCTCGGCATCAATCACAAGACCGCCTCGGTTGAGGTGCGCGAACGCGTGGCTTTTACCCCGGAGCAAACGGTCGAGGCCCTGCGTCAGCTGGAGCAGGCCACTCACAGTCGCGAAGCGGCCATTCTCTCCACCTGCAACCGCAGCGAACTCTATCTGGAGCTGGAGCCCGCCCTGGCGGAAGCCGTGCTGGCCTGGCTCGCCCAGTATCACCGGGTGCCGCTGGAGGAGCTGCGCGCCAGCATCTATCTGCATCAGGATGAGGCCGCGGTACGGCACATGATGCGGGTGGCGGCGGGCCTGGATTCCATGGTGCTGGGCGAGCCGCAGATCCTCGGCCAGCTGAAGTCGGCCTATGCCGTGGCGCGCGAGGCGGGTACCGTCGGCCCGCTGCTGGGACGGCTGTTCCAGGCCACCTTCAACACCGCCAAGGCGGTGCGCACCGACACGGCCATCGGCGAGAACCCGGTGTCGGTGGCCTTCGCCGCGGTCAGCCTGGCCAAGCAGATCTTCAGTGACCTCAGCCGCAGCCAGGCGCTGCTGATCGGCGCCGGCGAGACCATCACCCTGGTCGCCCGTCATCTCCACGAGCAGGGCGTGCGCCGTATCGTCGTCGCCAACCGCACCCTGGAGCGGGCCAGCCATCTGGCCGAGGAATTCGGCGCCCATACCGTGCTGCTGGCCGATATTCCCGACGAACTGGTCAACAGCGACATCGTCATCAGCTCCACCGCCAGCCAGTTGCCCATCCTCGGCAAGGGCGCGGTGGAGCGGGCGCTCAAACAGCGTCGGCACAAGCCCATCTTCATGGTCGACATCGCCGTGCCGCGCGATATCGAGCCCGAGGTGAGCGAGTTGGAGGACGTCTACCTCTATACGGTGGACGATCTGCACGAGGTGGTGGCCGAGAATCTCAAGAGTCGCCAGGGCGCTGCCCAGGCTGCCGAGAAGCTGGTGCTGGCCGGGGTCGAGGATTTCATGCAGCGGCTGCGCGAGCGCGCCGCGGTCGACGTGGTGCGTGCCTATCGCCAGCAGGGCGAGCAGATCCGTGACGACGAACTGGCCCGCGCCCAGCGGCAACTGGCCAACGGTGCCGATCCCCAGGAAGCCCTGGCGGCCCTGGCGCGTAGCCTCACCAACAAGCTGATGCATGCCCCCAGCGTGCAGCTCAAGAAACTATCCGCCGAGGGGCGCGTCGATGCGCTGACCCTGGCCCAGGAACTCTTCGCCCTCGACGAGGGTTTGGACAAGACATGAAGACCTCTCTGTTGCACAAGCTCGATGGTCTGCAGGACCGCTTCGAGGAGCTGACCGCGCTGCTGGGCGACGCCGATGTCATCAGCGACCAGACCCAGTTCCGCGCCTATTCCAAGGAGTACGCCGAACTCGAGCCGGTGAGCCAGGCCTTTAGCGAATACCGCAAGGTGCAGGCCGACCTGGAGGGCGCCCAGGCGCTGCTCAAGGACAGCGATCCGGACCTGCGCGAGATGGCCGAGGAAGAGGTGGCCAGCGCCAAGGCGCGCCTGCAGGAGCTGGAAGACGAGCTGCAGCGGATGATGCTGCCCAAGGACCCCAACGACGGACGCAACGTCTTCCTGGAAATCCGCGCCGGCACCGGTGGCGACGAGGCGGCGATCTTCGCTGGCGACCTGTTCCGCATGTATTCGCGCTACGCCGAGCGCCAGGGCTGGCGCCTCGAGGTGCTCTCGGAGAACGAGGGCGAGCATGGCGGTTTCAAGGAAGTCATCGCCCGGGTCGAGGGCGACAACGTCTACGCCAAGCTCAAGTTCGAATCCGGTGCGCACCGGGTGCAGCGGGTGCCGGAGACCGAGTCCCAGGGCCGCATCCACACCTCGGCCTGTACCGTGGCGGTACTGCCCGAGCCCGACGAGCAGCAAACCATCGAGATCAATCCGGCCGATCTGCGCGTCGACACCTATCGCTCCTCCGGCGCGGGCGGTCAGCACGTCAACAAGACCGACTCCGCCGTGCGTATCACCCACCTGCCCACCGGCATCGTGGTGGAGTGCCAGGAAGAGCGCTCGCAGCACAAGAATCGCGCCAAGGCCATGGCCTGGCTGTCGGCCAAGCTCAACGACCAGCAGGAAGCGGCGGCGCACAAGGAAATGTCCGACACCCGCCGGTTGCTGGTGGGTTCCGGCGACCGCTCCGAGCGCATCCGTACCTACAACTTTCCCCAGGGCCGGGTGACCGATCACCGTATCAACCTGACCCTCTATTCCCTGGGCGAGGTGGTGAATGGCGATGTCCAGCAGGTGATAGATCCGCTGCTGCAGGAATACCAGGCCGATCAGTTGGCCGCGCTGGGAGACTGAGCCATGGCCACCATCGGCGCCCTGTTGCGCGAGACCCAGTTGCCGGATTCGCCCAGCGCGCGACTCGACGTGGAGTTGCTGCTCGCCGCCGCCCTGGACAAGCCGCGCAGCTACCTGCGCACCTGGCCGGAAAAGCTGGTGCCACGCGAGGCCCTGGCGCGCTTCCAGAGCGATCTCGAACGACGCCGCCAGGGTGAACCGGTGGCCTATATCCTCGGGTACCAGGGCTTCTGGTCGCTGGATTTGGAAGTGAGCCCCGACACCCTGATTCCCCGCCCCGACACCGAGATCTTGGTGGAAACCGCCCTGGCGCTGCCCTTGGCCAAAGATGCGCAGGTTCTGGACCTGGGCACCGGCACCGGGGCCATCGCCCTGGCCCTGGCCCACGAGCGGCCGCGCTGGCAGGTCAGCGGCGTGGATCGCATCCCGGCGGCGGTGGCCCTGGCGCAGCGCAATGCCGAGCGGCTGCGCCTGGGCAATGTCCAATTCGCTGAGAGTCACTGGTTCGCCACCCTCACCGGGCAACGTTTCGCGCTGATCGTCAGCAATCCACCCTACATTGCTGGTAGCGATCATCATCTGGACCAAGGCGACGTGCGCTTCGAACCGCGCAGCGCCCTGGTGGCCGGTGCCGACGGCCTGGACGACATCCGCGAACTGATCACGACAGCCCCTGCTCACCTGCAGCCCGGTGGCTGGTTGTGGCTGGAGCATGGCTTCGAGCAGGCCGCCGCGGTACGCGAGTTGCTGGTGCGCCAGGGCTTCGCCGAGGTCGAGAGTCGCCAGGACCTGGGCGGTCACGAACGCATCAGCGGAGGTTGCTGGCCATGCTGAGCGACGGCGAACTGCTGCGTTACAGCCGGCAGATCCTGCTCGCCCAGGTGGACATCGCCGGGCAGTTGCGACTCAAGGAGTCCAAGGTGCTCATCGTCGGCCTCGGTGGTCTGGGCTCGCCGGTGGCGCTCTACCTGGCCGCTGCCGGGGTCGGCGAGTTGCACCTGGCCGACTTCGACCGCGTCGACCTGAGCAATCTGCAACGCCAGGTGCTGCACGATGAAACCCTGATCGGCCAGGGCAAGGTGGATTCGGCGCTGCAACGTCTGACGGCGCTCAATCCCGAGGTGCGCCTGGTGCCGCTGCGCGAGGCGCTGGATGCCGACAGCCTGGCGGCGCGGGTAGCGGCGGTCGATCTGGTGCTGGACTGCTCCGACAACTTCACCACCCGCGCCGCGGTGAACGCCGCCTGTGTCGCCAAGGGACGGCCCCTGGTGAGTGGCGCGGCCATCCGCCTGGAAGGCCAACTCAGTGTCTTCGATCCGCGCCGCGCCGACAGCCCCTGCTACCACTGCCTCTATGGCGAGGGCAGCGAGGCGGAACTCAGTTGTAGCGAAGCCGGGGTGTTGGGCCCCGTAGTCGGGTTGGTGGGCAGTCTGCAGGCGCTCGAAGCGCTGAAACTGCTGGCCGGATTCGGCGAGCCGCTGGTCGGCCGCCTGCTGCTGGTGGATGCGGCGGGTAGTCGCTTCCGCGAGTTGCGGGTCAAGCGCGATCCGGGCTGCCCGGTATGCGGCGCGCGCCATGGCTGACGAGGCACCGGTCGGGGTCTTCGACTCGGGCGTCGGCGGCCTGTCGGTGCTGGCGGAGATCAGGCACCAGTTGCCGGCGGAAACCCTGCATTACGTGGCCGATTGCGGCCATATTCCCTATGGTGAGAAAACCCCCGCCTTTATTCGCGAACGCTGCCAACTGATCGCGGCACGGCTGCGCGAGCAGGGTGCCAAGGCGCTGGTGGTGGCCTGCAATACCGCGACGGTGGCGGCGGTCGCCGATCTGCGCGAGCGCTATCCCGACTGGCCTATCGTCGGCATGGAGCCGGCGGTGAAACCGGCGGCGGCCGCCACGCGCAATGGCGTGGTAGGGGTGCTGGCGACCACCGGCACGCTGCAGAGCGCCAAGTTCGCCGCCCTGCTGGACCGCTTCGCCCACGGCGTCCAGGTGCTCACCCAGCCGTGTCCGGGTCTGGTGGAGCAGGTCGAGCGCGGTGATCTGTACGGCCCCGAGACGCGCCTGTTGCTGCAGGGCTTCCTCGAGCCGTTGCTGGCTGCCGGCTGCGACACCCTCATCCTGGGCTGCACCCACTATCCCTTCCTGCGGCCGCTGCTGGCCGAACTGGTACCGCCCGAGGTCATCCTGGTCGACACCGGTGCCGCCGTGGCGCGCCGATTGCGTAGCCTGCTGGAGGCGAGCGATCGCCTGGCGACAGGGCCGGTGGGGCCGACACGCTTCTGGACCTCGGGCGATCCCCACGCCCTGGTCGCGGTGCTGCCCCAACTGTGGCCAGCAGGTGCCGAGGTAAAGGCGTTCGTCTGACTTTTTTGCCAGGGTTCCGCTCGCCAAAGCCCCTGCCAGCGGCTAGCATCCAACCCTGTAGGTAAAATACCGAAGCCTGTGAACCCCTTCACGACTTCACGGTCAATGCTGACAGTTCGTAAAAACTAGAAACATTCACAAGGGCACTCTCATGAACAAATTGCTTTCCTTCGCAGTAGCCACCGCGCTTTCGCTGGGTGGAGTGGCGTCGGTACAGGCTGCCGAGATCACCGGTGCGGTCGGAGCGACCAGCCAGAGCGGCATGACCTATCGCATCGGTGCCGGCTGGAACTGGGACAAGAGCTGGTGGGAAAGCTCCACGGGCCGTCTGACCGGTTACTGGGATGCGGGCTACACCTACTGGGAAGGCGAGAGCGGTCATTCCTCCGGCGAGCACTCGCTGTCCTTCGCGCCGGTGTTCGTTTACGAGTTTGGCAAGGGGTACGTGAAGCCCTTCGTCGAAGCCGGTATCGGCGTCGCCCTGTTCTCCAGTACCAAGGTCGGTGAGCAGGACCTGGGGTCCGCTTTCAACTTCGAGGACCGTCTCGGTCTGGGTCTGAAGTTCGGCGAGACCCAGCGCGTCGGCATCCGCGCGACCCACTATTCCAACGCGGGCATCAAGCAGCCCAACGAGGGTATCGAGTCGTACGCGCTGTTCTACAGCCACAGCCTGTAAACCGGCTGGGATGGAGAAAGCCGGACTTAGTCCGGCTTTTGCGTTTCTGTCTTCTTGCGCGCCATGCCGCGATAGGCGGCCAGGGCGCGCTCACGACTCTCGCCCAGATCCACCAGCGGGCTCAAGTAGCGCGCACCCGGGGTATGCACCGCCTTACCCTTGAGCGCAGCCAATTCCGGTACCCAGGTGCGCACATAGTCGCCTCGGGCATCGATCTTCAGCGCCTGGGTGTGGGGATTGAATACCCGGAAGTAGGGCACCGAGTCGGTACCGGTGGAGGCGCTCCACTGCCAGCCGCCATTGTTGGACGCCAGATCGCCATCGATGAGGTGCCTCATGAACCAGCGTTCGCCTTCGCGCCAGTCGATCAGCAGGTTCTTGCAGAGGAACATGGCGGTCAGCATACGCATGCGGTTGTGCATCCAGCCGGTCTGTAACAGCTGCCGCATGGCCGCATCGATGATGGGAATGCCGGTACGTCCCTGTTGCCAGGCCGCCAGGCCCGCGGGATCGTCGCGCCAGGGCAGGGCGGCGAGTTCCCGGTTGAAGGGTTGATGGCGCGAGACCCAGGGATAACCCACCAGCACATGGCGATAGAACTCGCGCCAGAGCAATTCGGTGATCCAGGTGGTCGCCCCCTGGCTGCCGCCGCTGAGTTGCCCCTGATTGGCCTCGACCGCCGCGTGCAGGCATTGGCGTGGCGACAGCACACCGGCATTCAGGTAGGCCGATAGCTGGCTGGTGCCAGGCTCGGACGGGATATCACGGGCCTGGTGGTAGTCGTACAGGTCATCGCGGATGAAGGCCTGTAGTCGCTCGCGTGCTGCCGTTTCGCCGGCTGGCCAGAGCTTCTTTAGCTCCGCACTGGTCGCTGCGAAGCCGTCGATAGTGTCTGGCAGGGTGTCCGCCGGAGTGCTGGGTGATTTCTGCTTGCGCGGTGCCGATAGGGGTGTGGGGAGACCCATTTCCAAGCGGCTCAGGCAGGTCTTCTTGAACTGGCCGAAGACCTTGAAATAGCCGCCGCTCTTGGTCAGCACGGTACCCGGGGCGAACAGGGTCTGGTCCAGGTAGCGATGGACCTTCAGGCCGGCCTCTGCGAAGGCCTGAGCGGTGGCCTCGTCGCGCGCCGCTTCGTTCAGGCCGTATTCATCGTTGAAATGCAGCTGGTCGAGGCTCAGTTCCTGGGCCAACTCGAGCAACACCTGGGGTGCTTGCGCCCAGCGCTCCGCGGTGCGGATCAGTAGCGGGATACCCAGGACCTGCAGTGCCTTGCCCAGCTCGGCAAGGTTGCGCAGCCAAAAGTCGACCTTGACCGCTGCCTCGTCGTGTTCCTGCCATTGCGCTGGGCTCAGCAGGAAGACGGCGGTCACCGGACCGCGTTCGGCGGCGGCATGGAGGGCGGGGTGGTCATGAACGCGCAGGTCGGTGCGAAACCAAACGAGCTGACTCATGCATAGCGTTCCTGACGCAACAGCCCCGCACTCTGCAGGCGATCGAAGGCTTCGCCCGGACTGCGCGCCGGCGCGGCGTCGGCGGTCAGGGACTCGCCCAGGGCGCCCAGGGTGAGGCAGGGCCGGGCATGCCGATTGGCGAATGCCTGCAATTGGCGCCGCAGATCGCTGTCGGGACGGCTGTCGCGGCAGAGGATCAGCGCGCGGGGATCGAGTTGCTCGACCAGGCGATCCAGATTGGCGGCCGGGATCGACCACTCCACCAGTTCGACCGGGCAATCCGCCGCGCTGATCAGCCAGGCGCACAGCCAGAGCGAGACGTTCATCGGCGTCTCGTCGAGGTTCAGCAGCACCAGCGGCGAACCGCGCAGGCTGTGCTGGCTGTGATAGATGCGGGCGCCCAGCTTGCTGCGCAGCCAGGAGTGGAAGAACACCTGTTGCAGACGACCATCGTCGGTGGCTTGGCAGAGGCGTTCCAGCTCCCGCAGGAGCGGTGACAGCAACTGGTCCAGCAACACGCGGGGTGGATAGAGCGAGGCGGCACGGTTGTAGGCCTCGTCCAGGGTCCGGGAAGCCAGGCGGCCGATGGCGTCCATCATTTCCTGGTGGATGCCCTGCCAGGGCGTGTCGCTGGGAATCGCCGCGGGGCGTTGTTCGTCGAGCAGCCCCTTGACCTGGCTGACCGCCACCCCGCGAGCGATCCAGGCAAGGATCTGCTGCACCCGCACCACATGGGCTTCGCTGTATAGCCGATGCCCCTTAGGGGTGCGCTTGGGCACCAACAGGCCGTAGCGGCGCTCCCAGGCGCGCAGGGTCACGGCGTTCACGCCGGTCCGCCGGGCAATCTCGCGAATGGGGAGCCACCCTTCGTGCAGGGCGGAGTCATAGTCCTGATCTTCACTGCGCGGCGGCGAAGACGAAGGGGTAGCGCTAGATAGCATTTCGCAGACTCAGACGTTCGGGATGCGGTTGTAGATAGGCCTGCTCGTTCACGTAACGATCCGGATGCTGGCGGAAGTGATGCTTGAGCAGCGTCAGGGGGACGACCAGCGGGACGGTCCCCTCGTGGTACTGCTCGATCAACTGTTGCATCTCCTGCTTCTCACTGTCGCTCAAGGCACGGCGCAGGTAACCGAACAGATGATAGAGCACATTGCAGTGGGTGCCACGGGTCGCGCACTTTTTCAGTGCACTCATCAGGCCACTGAAGTACTCCTGACCCAGCTCGTCCAGGTTGCGCTGGCCGAGGCTGCCGACCAACTGGCCGAGGGCTCGGGCCCGATGCGGATCAT
The window above is part of the Pseudomonas oryzihabitans genome. Proteins encoded here:
- the ispE gene encoding 4-(cytidine 5'-diphospho)-2-C-methyl-D-erythritol kinase — translated: MTAAPAFTLPAPAKLNLFLHILGRRPDGYHELQTLFQFLDWGDDLGFARRDDGTLHLHDGLPGVAPEQNLILRAARLLQQESGTTQGADLWLTKRLPMGGGIGGGSSDAATTLLGLNHLWGLGASLDDLAALGLRLGADVPVFVRGQAAFAEGVGEKLTPVMPPEPWYLVAVPQVSVSTAEIFSDPLLTRDTPAIKVCAVLEWSGRNDCQSTVEKRYPEIRNALILLNKFVSARLTGTGGCIFGSFPNKTEADTVASQLPASLPGFVAKGSNVSMLHRALASLTRE
- the lolB gene encoding lipoprotein insertase outer membrane protein LolB, with translation MRVRTLFTLFLLALLAGCATSRQETVEGQGNAAQWQAHKQRVAAINGWQIDGKVGIRSPRDSGSGTLFWLQRQDYYDIRLAGPLGRGATRLTGRPGAVTLDVSGQGRYEADSPETLLEQQLGWRLPVSHLFWWVRGLPAPDSRSQITLDADSHLARLVQDGWTVEYTRYTEQDGFALPERLKLSGKDLEVILVVKSWQPRELGK
- a CDS encoding tetratricopeptide repeat protein, coding for MTRYLALLTTALLLAGCQNLGRQPTPAAAIPPPTAKTSTPQPAGSFREDTLYDLLVAELAGQRNRFDIALTNYVEQAKSTQDPGVAERAFRIAEYLGADTPALETAQIWARNAPDNLDAQRAAAIMLARAGRYDESMAYMEKVLQGQGDTHFDFLALSAAETDETTRAGLLKSFDRLLTKYPHNGQLLFGKALLLQQDGRPDEALKLLERNPAAKREVAPLLLRARLLQSEGRSVEALPLLEAGIRQHPEDRRLRLAHARLLVELDRLDQAKREFAELVTQFPDDDDLRFSLALVCLEAQAWQEAQVYLKELIARGSHVDAAHLNLGRSYEELDQPEQAMAEYAQVGPGTDYLAAQQRQTEILLEAGRTAEARQRLAEARKRQSEYAVPLYLLEVEGLAAVDQTALAGQTVQQALQQYPNDLNLLYVRSMLAEKRGDLGQLESDLRYIIAHDPDNAMALNALGYTLADRTPRLAEARQLIDKAHQLSPDDPAILDSMGWIRYRQGQLADAESYLRQAFERFPDAEVAAHLGEVLWAQGKRSEARKVWRAGFDADADNPVLRSTLKRLTGSETLR
- the hemA gene encoding glutamyl-tRNA reductase — protein: MAFLALGINHKTASVEVRERVAFTPEQTVEALRQLEQATHSREAAILSTCNRSELYLELEPALAEAVLAWLAQYHRVPLEELRASIYLHQDEAAVRHMMRVAAGLDSMVLGEPQILGQLKSAYAVAREAGTVGPLLGRLFQATFNTAKAVRTDTAIGENPVSVAFAAVSLAKQIFSDLSRSQALLIGAGETITLVARHLHEQGVRRIVVANRTLERASHLAEEFGAHTVLLADIPDELVNSDIVISSTASQLPILGKGAVERALKQRRHKPIFMVDIAVPRDIEPEVSELEDVYLYTVDDLHEVVAENLKSRQGAAQAAEKLVLAGVEDFMQRLRERAAVDVVRAYRQQGEQIRDDELARAQRQLANGADPQEALAALARSLTNKLMHAPSVQLKKLSAEGRVDALTLAQELFALDEGLDKT
- the prfA gene encoding peptide chain release factor 1, whose amino-acid sequence is MKTSLLHKLDGLQDRFEELTALLGDADVISDQTQFRAYSKEYAELEPVSQAFSEYRKVQADLEGAQALLKDSDPDLREMAEEEVASAKARLQELEDELQRMMLPKDPNDGRNVFLEIRAGTGGDEAAIFAGDLFRMYSRYAERQGWRLEVLSENEGEHGGFKEVIARVEGDNVYAKLKFESGAHRVQRVPETESQGRIHTSACTVAVLPEPDEQQTIEINPADLRVDTYRSSGAGGQHVNKTDSAVRITHLPTGIVVECQEERSQHKNRAKAMAWLSAKLNDQQEAAAHKEMSDTRRLLVGSGDRSERIRTYNFPQGRVTDHRINLTLYSLGEVVNGDVQQVIDPLLQEYQADQLAALGD
- the prmC gene encoding peptide chain release factor N(5)-glutamine methyltransferase, encoding MATIGALLRETQLPDSPSARLDVELLLAAALDKPRSYLRTWPEKLVPREALARFQSDLERRRQGEPVAYILGYQGFWSLDLEVSPDTLIPRPDTEILVETALALPLAKDAQVLDLGTGTGAIALALAHERPRWQVSGVDRIPAAVALAQRNAERLRLGNVQFAESHWFATLTGQRFALIVSNPPYIAGSDHHLDQGDVRFEPRSALVAGADGLDDIRELITTAPAHLQPGGWLWLEHGFEQAAAVRELLVRQGFAEVESRQDLGGHERISGGCWPC
- a CDS encoding molybdopterin-synthase adenylyltransferase MoeB, with product MLSDGELLRYSRQILLAQVDIAGQLRLKESKVLIVGLGGLGSPVALYLAAAGVGELHLADFDRVDLSNLQRQVLHDETLIGQGKVDSALQRLTALNPEVRLVPLREALDADSLAARVAAVDLVLDCSDNFTTRAAVNAACVAKGRPLVSGAAIRLEGQLSVFDPRRADSPCYHCLYGEGSEAELSCSEAGVLGPVVGLVGSLQALEALKLLAGFGEPLVGRLLLVDAAGSRFRELRVKRDPGCPVCGARHG
- the murI gene encoding glutamate racemase; the encoded protein is MADEAPVGVFDSGVGGLSVLAEIRHQLPAETLHYVADCGHIPYGEKTPAFIRERCQLIAARLREQGAKALVVACNTATVAAVADLRERYPDWPIVGMEPAVKPAAAATRNGVVGVLATTGTLQSAKFAALLDRFAHGVQVLTQPCPGLVEQVERGDLYGPETRLLLQGFLEPLLAAGCDTLILGCTHYPFLRPLLAELVPPEVILVDTGAAVARRLRSLLEASDRLATGPVGPTRFWTSGDPHALVAVLPQLWPAGAEVKAFV
- a CDS encoding acyloxyacyl hydrolase, with the protein product MNKLLSFAVATALSLGGVASVQAAEITGAVGATSQSGMTYRIGAGWNWDKSWWESSTGRLTGYWDAGYTYWEGESGHSSGEHSLSFAPVFVYEFGKGYVKPFVEAGIGVALFSSTKVGEQDLGSAFNFEDRLGLGLKFGETQRVGIRATHYSNAGIKQPNEGIESYALFYSHSL
- a CDS encoding cryptochrome/photolyase family protein, with protein sequence MSQLVWFRTDLRVHDHPALHAAAERGPVTAVFLLSPAQWQEHDEAAVKVDFWLRNLAELGKALQVLGIPLLIRTAERWAQAPQVLLELAQELSLDQLHFNDEYGLNEAARDEATAQAFAEAGLKVHRYLDQTLFAPGTVLTKSGGYFKVFGQFKKTCLSRLEMGLPTPLSAPRKQKSPSTPADTLPDTIDGFAATSAELKKLWPAGETAARERLQAFIRDDLYDYHQARDIPSEPGTSQLSAYLNAGVLSPRQCLHAAVEANQGQLSGGSQGATTWITELLWREFYRHVLVGYPWVSRHQPFNRELAALPWRDDPAGLAAWQQGRTGIPIIDAAMRQLLQTGWMHNRMRMLTAMFLCKNLLIDWREGERWFMRHLIDGDLASNNGGWQWSASTGTDSVPYFRVFNPHTQALKIDARGDYVRTWVPELAALKGKAVHTPGARYLSPLVDLGESRERALAAYRGMARKKTETQKPD